In Aedes albopictus strain Foshan chromosome 3, AalbF5, whole genome shotgun sequence, the genomic window tttaggggggggggggtgagtctGAGATTGTATGACgaaccatgtattaggtatgggataatatgctacgaggagggagggggttGGGGGAGTAAAaatcgcacggtgtcaaaatttcgataatTATCGATGAAATTTCGATACCTCGGATTTTACTTTATAGAAAGTAAGAATTGTGGCTTAATAGTATGAATGGAAAGTTGGAAAATGTTCCATCGGGAAATTTTTGGTTTACCTTAgtttttgacatttttccataCTTCAATTCAATAAATACTATTTGAGCCTAAAATATGTCTCATACAAAATGTGTGGAaacattttcgccgatgaaatattttctagtcttccgattatgaatatagggtatgtgtgccatcagtaatctcatgctctcattttcatcctattcgaaaacaagcgattacggcaccgattgactacgttctttttgttttcaagggtgctcacttctaacaaaaaatacaaaaacaagaaacaaaacaaacaacctaaaattctttcagaaatttgaagaaaaaaaaccctCGGAATTAATTGCTGTTGCTAGCTTTGAAGAACATTCCCGaattaatccgtggaggaattcttaaggggaatttataaaggaatctttGGGTGATTTTCTcaatgaatctctggaaagatCCGAAAGTTTTCCTTCAACTTATATAGTGACTATTTGGTTTTTGTGTTAATCGGTAGAGACAGTAGCCCAACTTTTCGTTTCGGCATTCgttgcagttttttttattttctcgaaAAGTACATcaacttctgtttgtatcgtatcacgttctgtcgggttccatgctacaGCATTGCTACCCGCACTGCGTCCTTTTCCTCTAATATCTGTCTTCACTACATAAGTATCGACAATATAAAATCGGGAACATTTCTAAAGATTTGGATTATGTTTGGATGTGacaaccctactaacaaaagtagctgcataaaagcttatgaagcaaacgctcTTGGAAGGAAGCTCTTATAAActgttatacagcaaaaatgttagttgggaatagTAGCACTCTggcaaaataaataataaaaaggtGGAGAGATAAGAAATCCTTGAGCAGCGAAATTATAATACAGTAGTTTTGCGTTGCTGCTGAAATATAGTAGTCATGTATTACCATTCTATCATTAAGCTCTTGTGGTGTCTAATTCACCTATTTCGTATCagatatttcttaaagattcAGAAAAGAATAGTTTCAATTATGAATTCATAATTCTCCGTAATCTGAATTACAGGGACCCCCAAAGCGGTGAACGGCTAGGAGCAGAAGCCGGAATGCTGTACGGAGAATACCTTATGCTCGATAAAGTGCTCAGCGCCCAAAGAATGCTCTCAGTCGAAAGCAACAAACCGGTACATGATGAACATCTATTCATCGTTACCCATCAAGGTAAGAATCAAAATGCAGTTGATGTCTACTGCTCATTACGAATGTAATTGATGGGCTTTTACAGCTTATGAACTGTGGTTCAAACAGATCATATTTGAACTTGACTCCATTCGCAACCTTTTTAACACCGAGCACATGGAAGAATCGAGAACGCTGGAAATTTTGAAACGGCTCAACCGAATCGTCATGATTCTTAAGGTAGGTACATGGCGGTATATCGACACTTGACGACGATTTGTATGTAtcaaatttcagccaaatttgttTGGGAAGCTTCTGAGAATTGCGGTAACCGCCTCTAATTTGATGAGTTGTTGACATCCTGTGGGACGTTTTGACCGTTGAAACTACCTACTCACTATTGGAGTGGAATAAGCCTTACCTATGCACGAGTTGCGCTTGTAGGTCatcgtagggtctgggaccaattggacaggagcacctattttgggcacttgctgctcaatcaatttcgaaccgattgacttgatttttgagacacgatcagatacagtATCtggccatgtgcaaaaattcaatcggtttgaaattgactgagttatagcagcaagtgcccaaaataagtgctcctgcccaaatggtcccagaccctatgttgtTTCGAGCAAAATAGCAGCATAAGTGAAAGCATAAACACGCACGCATCGAAATCCAGCACACCTTGTGTTTAAGCAGGGGGATGaaaagaaaacaatttttttttttttttttgagaattatcCATATTACCTGTTGTGTTGTCATCacgctctgcaaaaccccccctcccccctaaatgcgtgacgtaatttgtgtacggccccttcgTTGGATGTCGTGACTCGCTGTCCTCTGTAGACGGGGCACAAGGGGTCGACTTCACTCTTACTATCCGCTGCACTCACAGCATCATTCCTGTTACTGCGTGCACCAGAATTTGACCTCCCCACAAGTAATGCCCTATCTAGTCATACCGCAGGAGGCCTTGCGTCTACTCCAAACTTTTTCGGAAAGTTCATTTTATGCCGAAGGCCCGGGTTTAACTCTGTTTACTGGCGGTAAAGCAGCGGCATTCCAGAGAGCCTTCCACACGGCAGCTGTATGGTCCAGTGCAGCGGAATGGCACCGGTTAGGCCTGTTTTGCCGGATACCGAACCCCGATACTACCTTTTAGATGGAACTGATCTTCCACTCCTCAAAGTCCACGCGACCCCTCCCCTGAAGTTCTTATACGATATGGGCGACAGGGGATGAACGTCTGAACCAGTCAACGCATCATCGGACAAGATTGTCCGTAGTCGTATCCTAGTCTTATATGGCAAGCATGTGGTTATGCACTGTGGGACACTAGAACTAAACGTATGCCGCAGTTTCTTCAGAACCTGCACTTAGGCAAACTCACATGACCGAATCATTGTAGATTGTAGACACTATCTATAAATCAGCCAGGATCCGAAAAGACCTGGGTCTGGAGGAATGGTACTACCCCATGGCGCCTGTTGTGTTAATTATTTTTATATACCTTTGGAATAAATCAATGCGTCCACCTTTCGTGGAGTTGACACATACATGTTGTTATTTGCACATAGATAGCACTGAACATTACCATCGTTGATTTGAATTCCTTATCCTGGTTTGCttgacccgagcagaaaagaatagcaacaaaataacatatcgaggtattaaTCTTTAATAAcattgtacaggggatagacaaaatgatcgggacaggcaaaatattcacttttcaaaaaatgttcaactagctgtaacttttcgacaaatgcatcaattattctcaaatttttactgtaagttaatcaactagttgtgtatcagtggacaaaattttgaaaagatcaggctattctacacgaagttattaaaattctagaaaaaggtataattatccgatagccaaccttgagctgttatatctccggattcaatgaaccgaatgcaatgaaattttgaccatttatgacttatataatgagctttgaaaaacgtttgacacaactttaaattattaacaagagaaaaagttatagcgattttatttattttttttttagtaaattggtctatttttaatatgcatcccaatactttttgtATTAATTAAAGgcaatgttgttactttccttcaaaacatatttatattcaagacaactaGAGGGAATttcaatgaactataattagcatcttgaattttgaaacgatgttgaagttttagaaaatttggtgttttattagaaaaataaacttaTCGCAATAATTTTCcaccgtgttaagaattttaagttgtgtcaaaagtttttcaaagctcattatataagtcataaatagtcaaaattttattgcatttggttcattgaatccggagatataacagctcaaagttggctatcggataattatacctttttctagaatctttataatttcgtgcAAAATAACCCaatgttttccaaattttgtccactgatacacaactagttgatcaacttacagtataaatttgagaataattgatgcatttgtcgaaaagttacagctacttgaacattttttgaaaagtaaaaattttgcctgtcccgatcattttgtctatcccctgtacctcgatatacccttcattaggtggacataaaaggcaaaataacaaaaatgaataccataattttgtataaataacacctgaaaataacaagttttgttatttcaataatgaatgcataccataaatttcaagtgttctgtttgttatccagaaggtatgaaataacaaagtaataacatttctggctatgaaattgaacatttttcgatagctccacGATGTAATAATATatcttgttcttcagttattttcccagctaaatcaacaTTACCACATCGATACctaacattgcgtagaataataaagcaataccaacttgagatattagagcacaggttgctctttgtacggtatttgtaaggcatgcccttctgctcggggagagTTTCGATCTCCTATAATTATTTTGACTCAAACCACAACGAGTAGCAATCATGTTCGTTTTCAAACTGCACTCTTGGTGTTTCCGGCATGGTCTCGTTTATTCTGCTAAAGTTGAACAATCGTACTTCGTTCTAGCCTCGTCAATGATAATGTATCGCTCTTTACAGCTTCTGGTGGACCAAGTACCCATACTGGAGACCATGACTCCGCTGGATTTCATGGACTTCCGTGATTTCCTGTCGCCCGCTTCCGGGTTCCAAAGTTTGCAGTTCCGCCTGCTGGAGAACAAACTGGGCGTCAAAACCGAGCACCGCGTCAAGTACAACCAAAAATATTCGGAAGTCTTTGCCAGTGACCCGTGTGCCATCGAGAGACTCTCCATCACTGAGAGTGAACCATCGTTGGCCGATCTGGTGCAGAAGTGGTTGGAACGTACTCCAGGGCTGGAAACGAATGGTTTCAACTTTTGGGGCAAGTTTCAAGGAAGCGTTGAAAAACTGTTGGCTGATCAGGAAGCTAGTGCTATGGTAAGTGACTTCCCTTTAAATCAGTTTATACATTCTCAtcttttgaaatttaaattttacAGGAAGAAgaacatgaaaacgtgaaaaactaCCGTCTGATGGATATTGAGAAACGTCGCGAAGTGTACAAGTCGATCTTCGATGCAAGTGTTCACGATGCGCTGGTTGCTCGTGGTGATCGAAGATTCACTCATCGCGCATTGCAAGGAGCTATCATGATTACGTTCTATCGCGACGAACCTAGATTCAGCCAACCGCATCAACTGCTAATGTTACTGATGGATATCGATTCTCTGATTACCAAGTGGCGATGTGAGTTAAAATCGCAATGATAATTCCTGGCAAAAATAACAACCAATAACTCTGCAT contains:
- the LOC115256322 gene encoding tryptophan 2,3-dioxygenase, which produces MSCPVGNHNGDPQSGERLGAEAGMLYGEYLMLDKVLSAQRMLSVESNKPVHDEHLFIVTHQAYELWFKQIIFELDSIRNLFNTEHMEESRTLEILKRLNRIVMILKLLVDQVPILETMTPLDFMDFRDFLSPASGFQSLQFRLLENKLGVKTEHRVKYNQKYSEVFASDPCAIERLSITESEPSLADLVQKWLERTPGLETNGFNFWGKFQGSVEKLLADQEASAMEEEHENVKNYRLMDIEKRREVYKSIFDASVHDALVARGDRRFTHRALQGAIMITFYRDEPRFSQPHQLLMLLMDIDSLITKWRYNHVIMVQRMIGSQQLGTGGSSGYQYLRSTLSDRYKVFIDLFNLSTFLIPRSSIPPLTSEMQKALNLAWGSPVHQARKVNGSAN